Proteins encoded within one genomic window of Macrobrachium nipponense isolate FS-2020 chromosome 8, ASM1510439v2, whole genome shotgun sequence:
- the LOC135223168 gene encoding uncharacterized protein LOC135223168, translating to MYVQREVFGDEVKASSRELSVGKSSPIYKLDPFLDSEDGLLKVGGRIRRSDIPQSAKHPILLPKKHHVTTLLIRHEHELLAHSGRNHVLSNLRQMYWIINANATVRNVLFHCVTCRKLKEPALSQKMADLPADRLEPSPPFSNVGIDLFGPYYIKEGRKELKRYGVIFTCLVSRSIHIETANTLQSDSFINTLRRFVSRRGHPKVIRCDNGTNFHGAERELKAALDEVEEKKIEKYLSHHHVEWKFNPPAASHMGGCWERQIRTVRKELSALVKEFGERLNDESLRTLLCEVESIVNSRPLTTVSDSVDDLEPLTPNHFLIPKSYVIPPPGLFQKDDVYMRRRWRCVQYLTNLFWSRFRKESLSTLQTRQKWNEPRRNLIVGDVVLVKSDIEPRNQWPMGRVIEVYPDDKGTIRSAKIKTLSSVIVRPIQKLVLLVEG from the coding sequence ATGTATGTTCAACGGGAGGTGTTTGGTGATGAAGTGAAGGCTTCATCAAGGGAATTGTCAGTTGGCAAGAGTAGTCCAATATATAAGCTTGATCCCTTTCTTGATTCTGAGGATGGCTTATTGAAGGTTGGAGGTAGAATAAGAAGGTCTGACATTCCACAGTCTGCCAAACATCCCATACTGTTACCAAAGAAGCATCATGTGACTACATTGTTGATACGACATGAGCATGAATTATTAGCTCATTCAGGTAGAAACCATGTTCTCTCAAATCTAAGGCAGATGTATTGGATCATCAATGCTAATGCAACTGTCAGGAATGTGTTATTTCATTGTGTTACTTGCAGGAAGTTGAAAGAACCAGCTTTGAGTCAAAAGATGGCTGATCTTCCAGCAGACAGATTGGAACCTTCACCACCATTCAGTAATGTTGGTATTGACCTCTTTGGACCCTATTAcatcaaggaaggaagaaaggagttaAAGAGGTATGGTGTGATATTTACCTGCTTGGTTAGTAGGTCAATTCATATTGAAACTGCAAACACTTTACAATCTGACTCTTTCATAAATACTTTGCGAAGATTTGTTTCTCGAAGAGGTCATCCCAAGGTTATCAGATGTGATAATGGAACCAACTTCCATGGGGCTGAGAGAGAACTTAAGGCAGCTCTTGATGAGGTGGAGGAAAAGAAGATTGAGAAGTATTTGTCGCATCATCATGTTGAATGGAAATTCAATCCACCTGCAGCAAGCCACATGGGTGGTTGTTGGGAGCGCCAAATCAGAACAGTTAGAAAGGAGTTGTCTGCACTGGTGAAGGAATTTGGTGAAAGGCTAAATGATGAAAGTTTACGGACTCTGCTTTGTGAGGTTGAGAGCATCGTCAATTCAAGACCGTTAACCACTGTAAGTGACAGCGTAGATGACCTTGAGCCACTAACTCCAAACCATTTTTTGATTCCAAAATCTTATGTGATCCCTCCCCCTGGCTTGTTTCAAAAGGATGATGTTTACATGAGGAGAAGGTGGAGATGCGTTCAATATCTGACCAACCTGTTTTGGTCAAGATTTAGAAAGGAGTCTTTGAGCACTTTACAGACTAGACAAAAGTGGAATGAACCAAGAAGAAATCTAATTGTTGGTGATGTGGTCTTGGTAAAGAGTGACATTGAGCCAAGGAATCAGTGGCCAATGGGGCGAGTGATAGAAGTATACCCAGATGACAAAGGAACAATTCGCAGTGCCAAGATTAAGACACTTTCTTCGGTTATTGTCCGTCCTATTCAGAAGCTAGTGTTATTAGTTGAAGGCTAG